The Acidimicrobiia bacterium region ACTACTCCTTCGAGGTCATCGGCCTGCCCGAGACCATCACGTCGGCGCACGGCATGGCCCGCAACGGCGGCACCGTCTGCGTCGTCGGCATGACCCGCATGGACGCGCAGATCACGCTCTCCGCCTTCGCGTTGTTCTACGAGGGCAAGACGATCGTCGGGAGCAAGTACGGATCCGCGCAGGTGCGCCGCGACTTCCAGCGCTTCGCCGATCTCGTCGAGACGGGCCGCCTCGACACGTCGTCGATGGTGTCGCGCACGATCAAGCTCGACGAGGTGAACGAGGCCTTCCGCGCCATGGAGGCCGGCGAGGTCATCCGCTCCGTCATCGTCTGATCTGTACTCATGGTCGCACTCGCTCCGCTCGCCGCTCCTGACGCCTCAGCCACCAGATCAGGCGGCCCGCAAAGCGAACCGCCCGTTCCCGTGCGCGCGGTCTGAGCCCAGCGGACATGTGGCCCGGCTTCCACGCGCAACGGACACCGGACAAGCCCGCCGTCGTCATGGCGGCGACGGGCGAGACGTTCACGTACGCGGAGTTCGACGCGCGCTCGAACCGGCTCGCGCAGTTGTTCTGGGACGCGGGCCTGCGCTTCGGTGATCACCTCGCGGTGCTCATGGACAACGACCCGCACTACCTCGAGGTGTGTTGGGCCGCACAGCGCTCGGGACTCGTGTACACGGCGATCAACTGGCACTTCACCGCCGAGGAGGCCGCGTACATCGTCGACGACTGCGACGCGCAAGCGATCGTCGTCAACGCGGGAACGCGTGACGTCGCCGAAGAGCTCCTCGAGCTCATGCCGCGCGTCACGACGCGGCTCGCGATCGGCGGCGCGATCGGATCGGGACCGAAGGGCTACGTCGACTACGAGGAAGCAATTTCCGCGTTCCCACCCGAGCCGCTCGCCGAGGAGCTCGAAGGCACGCCGATGCTCTACTCGTCGGGCACGACGGGACGGCCGAAAGGCATCAAGTACCACATCCGGCGCGAGCCGATCGGGAACGCGCCGGAACGGCTCGCGTCGCTGACCCTCGTCTTCAAGTTCGACGAGAACAGCATCTACCTGTCGCCGGCGCCGCTGTACCACTCGGCACCGCTCTTCTACTGCATGAACACGCTGCGACTCGGCGCCACCGTCGTCGTGATGGATCACTTCGATCCGCTGCGCGCGCTCGAGTACATCGAGCGCTACGCGATCACGCACAGCCAGTGGGTGCCCACGATGTTCGTGCGCATGTGGAAGCTCACGGCCGACGAGCGCGCGCGACACGACCTCTCGTCGCATCGCGTCGCGGTGCACGCGGCCGCGCCGTGTCCGGTGGAGGTGAAGCGGCGCATGATCGAGTGGTGGGGCCCGATCCTCATGGAGTACTACTCCGCCACCGAAGGTCAGGGCGCGACGATCATCACGAGCGAGGAGTGGCTCGCGCACGCGGGCTCGGTCGGCCGGTCGATGCTCGGACCGATCCACATCGTCGACGACGCGAAGGACGCGTTGC contains the following coding sequences:
- a CDS encoding AMP-binding protein yields the protein MWPGFHAQRTPDKPAVVMAATGETFTYAEFDARSNRLAQLFWDAGLRFGDHLAVLMDNDPHYLEVCWAAQRSGLVYTAINWHFTAEEAAYIVDDCDAQAIVVNAGTRDVAEELLELMPRVTTRLAIGGAIGSGPKGYVDYEEAISAFPPEPLAEELEGTPMLYSSGTTGRPKGIKYHIRREPIGNAPERLASLTLVFKFDENSIYLSPAPLYHSAPLFYCMNTLRLGATVVVMDHFDPLRALEYIERYAITHSQWVPTMFVRMWKLTADERARHDLSSHRVAVHAAAPCPVEVKRRMIEWWGPILMEYYSATEGQGATIITSEEWLAHAGSVGRSMLGPIHIVDDAKDALLAPGEVGVVWFEPLQGRSGFEYHKDEQKTLDSFNTRGWSTVGDMGYLDADGYLYLTDRASFMIIAGGVNIYPREIEDVLLRHPSVADVGVIGVPNADLGEEVKAIVELEAGVDPSPEL